TTCTTTGTTGCTAGATTTTCCAATTCTTTGTTTGTTCTTTCATGACACCTTATTTGTGTAAGAGCAGTTAAGTTATCTATGTTAACCACTTTTGCTCCAGATATTTTAAAAAACGTGTTGCTAGTGTTGCTCATATATGGTGTAGGCCTGTGAGCTGTAgcttatctaatttctaatattataattctctctctctctctctctctctctcctctctctctctctctcctctctctcctcctctctctctctctccctctctctctctctctctctctctctctctctctctctctctctctctctctctctctctctctctctgagtcaagTCCTTCAGTTTTCATAGAAGTCTGAGGGCaggagttgtttttttttgggtgtaagtaggacacacacacacacacacacacacacacacacacacacacacacacacacacatttaagatTTAGGGTAGTTGGAGGGTAGTAAATAACAGAAGAGGTGGTAATGggtgaaggagatggaagggaaggcaagttATCAGAAAAGAGATTAGTGGGGGCCAGCTGTGAGTTTATGGATGTGAGTGagtcacatctctctctctctcctctcctcctctctctctctcctctctctctctctctcctctctctctctctctctctctctctctctctctctctctctctctctctctcctctctctctctctctctctctctctctctctctctctcctctctctctctctctctctgcatacacacacacacacacaacacacacacacacaccaacacacacacacacacacacacacacacacacacacacacacacacacacacacacacacacacacacacacacacacacacacacacacacacacacacacacatgtacaaaaGGAAGTAATAGATACGCATCCACTACCTTCATTCTTCTGGAATTGTCATAGGATTACCTTCCCAaccacatcaacacacacacacacacacacacacacacagagagagagagagaggagagagaggaggagagagagagaggagagaggagagagagagagagagagagagagagagagagagaaagagaatgtggggaggagggaggaataggagagtaagagggcaaggaatgaaccagggaggaggggaggacatGCTTTACTTGCATATTCTATGATGAATGGGGTTTTGATTTGCTGTGTTGTCAATTTTAGTCAAcagatttcctttcttttatagagtatgtatgttttttcaATGTGAATGTTTTTTAAATATGAACCAGTACTTTGCCTAATGCAAGATTAGGagtatgatgataataaatacCATATTTCCTCAAGTATAGGTCAATCTGAAATATAAATGATCCCTGATTTCTCGCCAGAAAATTAGTATTTTATGGTATACCTTGTATATAGGTTGACCACTTatatgtaagaaagaaaggggggGCTGGGGGGAAGAGCAGTAGCACCGTGACACTGATGTAAACAAAGACATGTGATGCAGTTCTGTATATGCCTGAATGCCAAAATCTTTTATTGTGTAATTCTATCTGTGGGGATGCACTACTGTATATGTGCTTATATTGTAACCAAACCTGTGCTTAGCAGTTTAAACAAAGACTGTTGAAACCACAGTATAAAGTAAGTCAAGTAGTCTATTATAAATTTATGAGCTTTACCTGCTAGATGCACAACATTACTAAGTAACTGTAAAAGACTTATCTTGTTTACTGGTCatagtaaataaatattaaattttTCTGAAGCCAAGAGTTGCTACCGGCCCTTTGTATCATGTTTGGATTCCTGAATTTATGCCCTAAGAAATCTTAGCCATATGTTTAGGTCaaccctaatttttttttctaaatattttaCCTTTAGAACTGGACCTATACTCaaggaaatacagtaaaatcatTATGAAGTGCTTGTACTATTTATGTCATTAGACAGATTTGCAtattttactatttcttttcttggcATGGAAACCTTTAATGAATAAGACTTGAATTTCAGTGTAAGTTAACCCTCACTCTGACAGTGTCAGTTCATTTACTGTATGCATAAAAATCTCAGGATCGTATTTATTGAAATAATTTAGTTTGAAATCCTTCAAGGAAATTGTGGTGTTTATATTGTCTTAATGCATGTTTTCAACAGTAAGTGGAAAGGATGGGAAGATTGCCAGGGATATGCGAGAGCGGATTACGCAGCTGCTTATAGACAATGAGGAGCTCCGGGTAGCCGCCGCAAAGCAACAGTTTGATAGTTTACCAGAGGGAGACACCAGGGCATTTAATAATGCTTTGGGCACCAATTACAAACTCAGGCTGGCTGTCAGCAAACTAATGTAAGTTTGAggtggtgtttgttttttgctttcACTGATGATAAAGGCTAGCAGTGCAATAGAACATTAGTCCCAACACTGTTTCCCATAAGAGGCCAAGTGATTTGGTTCAATGATATGCATCCCCAGCATATTCTTCCcattgatgatggtgatgacaatgatggaACTAGAAGTATTTTAAACATTATCAGGTTTGGAACTATTTCCTTTTACAAAATGTAACAATTGGCAACTCTGATGAAGCTTTCTTGACTGAGTATACCTTAATTTTTTGAAGGCTCACTTTGTTACTGTAAAactctttttaatatttatttttacatcaatctttatatttttactcaCATTACTTTGTTTCCTGCTGTATCTTTTTCAATGTAAGGTGCTATTTCTTATTAATTGATACTTTCAGTCACCTTGTCCCGGACCTCACTTCCTTAAAAGTATCCGCCAATGACCTccagaaagagaatgaagagctCCAGAACCAAGTTGGGAAACTACGATACCAGGAGGTGAGAAGAATTTAACAGTTGACCAAATGGAGGTAGAAGTGTTATCACTATATTGTATTGCCAAGTATCTCAGTAATTTTGTCACCTGAGGACATGAACACTGCTGCTTCCCAGTGTGCTTACTTGCTGATTgctttatgatgatgatgacaatgataaattACCTATCTTGTTTAAAAATGTATGGCAAAATTTTATCCCTACTAAAAACCATTAAATAAtggtttttggtataaatataGCATTAGTTTGATGCATGCTTCAAATCATCATGGAAATATGTAGACCAATCAGTGAGTAAGAGAATCAGTCATTGGCAGTGTTACCATATTGATGTGGTCTCAGATGGCAAAATCATTGTGACAGCCCAAATGAAACAGAGTATAATTAGTGACTATTGCATTTTTAAATGTATCTTTGTATAATGTGAAACCTTCTTAAGGCATTATCATCACAGTGAGAGAATGATGGGGAAGTTGTTATTTGTATGGAGACAGAAGCAATAGTGACTTTTCAGATGTTCTAAATtttgaatacaaaaataaatgcagTCAATACTGCATGATTGCTACTCTGCAGCTTAGGTTGTCTTCAGTCCTCAACACTGAGGTTTAAATCTGCACCAGTTCTCTGCGACAAGAACAAGGGCTGCACCTTTACTGAAGATCTACCCGTATAGTCCCTACCTGGCTGAGAATTTGAATCATGAGCCTCTCTGTTGTGAGCAAAGTGCTCAAATCAGTGTGCTACCAGGCATGACATCAGTCATTTTATATCACACCTTAAAAACATTCAGCTCCTGCAGCCTGTGAGTTTGAATCCAGCTATACTCCTACAGCAACCACTGCCTCAGGAATTAAATGCTGTGACCAGGGAAGTGGAGGGCTTGAAAAAAGTTATAGATGAAgcctcaaagaaaaagaaagctccTCCCAACTTTGAGAATGCCAAGATTTATCTTTCCTATATGTCTCAGGTAAGGTAGAGAATTAGAACAATGGGTGCTGCAAGTGATCTGTTAAtagctttcttttcattttttttactttcatgtgTGAGTTTTTACATCAAGTGTTCCATTCAACTATTTAATTTTACCTAATTAGTTTCTTtagtaattaaattaatgtaCTATGGGGTTTGTTTATTATATGTAGTTTATactaattaatgttttattgaCTTTTCTGCTGTTATCCCTTAATTACTGTATTGTCTTCAGCTACTGAAGTGTTAGTCTGATGTCTGCAGATGGTTGTAAATGTGTTGCATTACTAATTGCTACTTGTCTGACTGCTGGATAGACATGGAATTCTTTATTCTCTGAGCATTGGATGCATTATGGATGGAGGTGCATCCTCCCTGTAGAACAGTTGGCAGACCTGTATGCATCTGGGCTGATTTGCCTCCTACACTCTTCTCTTTGTGAAGTACATCACAGGACTTCTTTTACACAGACAACTGTTATCCTCACTTTGCTGGTTGACATTCTGGGAAAATACTAAACAAGGGAATCTAATTTATGGGAGAAAATTACAACTCCAAGAAACTAAATAAGATGCCagttaaataaaatattaacaaaataatgCCATTAGACATTCACTCATCCCATTGCTGACATTCAAGCATCATATATTCATGTCTGTTCATACATGTTACATCCCTCGTTTTTATGGacaaagttgttttcttttacttgagTCTTGCTTTGGATGAACATAAGAATACTGGGTGAAGCATTCTCAGCCTCTGGCCATCATAATTTTCAGTCACCTTCAGGGAATGCAGGGACTTGTATTCCATTACAGGTAATGTTACAGTTACTTACAAGATGGTGCAGGATGAAGTGCTGGTTGGCAGTTTTGCCTCATCCTTGCACAGTACAGGGATACTCCCTATTTCTCAGATGTCCAGAATACTACCCGATTAAGATGTAACTGTCTGTGAGAGATACAGCAAAGCTCTTTTGTGATTGCAATTACAAAAATTAGTTGTTGTAATATTACTCAATAGGATTTTTGTCAGGTTTGGCCAAAGTATAAGACTGCCAGCCTGTCTTATTGCTTGCAGTGACTTAAGTGTGTTTGCAGTGACTGGAGAAATTATTAAATTTTTACCCCAAGTGTCTCACACTTGTCTTAGTATGTAttatgaaaataagggaaaattggtACAAGGTGGCCTCCACCCGTAGGTCCTGCAGTCTCTCCAGGATTTCAAAGAAGGAGGCTTCGTGGAGAAGCTGGATGTGGCCACTGATGTGTTTGAGGGGCTGGTGCCAGGCAATATGAAGCCATCTGCTTCTGTGAGTGTTGCTGCGATGTGCTTCTGTATTTGCTCTGCTTAGTGTTTTAATTATCAGCTAACCTAAAGTGAATCTCAAATATGCCATAGGATTATGCAAATggaagttaattttatcttcagGTCCAGACTTGATGGTTTTTAAGGTAATTCTTTgcttttatgtatattttcagaTGGGTacagggactctctctctctctctctctctctctctctctctctctctctctctctctcctctctctctctctctctctctctctctctctctctctctctctctctctctctctctctctctctctctctctctctctctctctctctctctctctctctctctctctctctcctctctttgtgTAAAATTTGTAACAGGACATGACTACTGTCTTCTCAGGTGGCCTCTTTTCAGTCAGCTACACATCATAACTTGTGATGTGTATATTAGTAAGAATGTTACTCATCGGCACGCTTGACACTTGCATAACTTTCACCTCgcactttttaattttttatttttaatgtgcAAGACAAAATATGCAGTAAAGGAATTTAATGTTATGCAGGAATAGGTATTGGGGAATATGTTGGTGTACATCTTCCAGTTACTAACATTTGTATGTTGCTGTAAAATATTGTAAATTCAGGGACAAATGATATCTTATGTTCATAACACTGTTCTCGatagcaagaaaaatatgagagaagaaATTGCATCCTATTTTATGATATACCATCTATAATTTGTCCCGAAGAAGACATTAGCTGTATTTTCCAAAACAGTAAATTGGGTACAGATGCCATACCTAACTGAATATTTATACCACTAAAAAAACTATTTCCAAATTTCAAATAATGTATTCAAGAAGGGTTCAGATGACATTCATACATGTTTAGTCAATATGCATTATTACTGTGTTGCCTAACCATGTGAGACAGTAAGTGATCATCCTGGTGACCTGTTGCCTGTCACTCCAGGTGCACCAGAAGCTGAACTCTGTGCGTACCAAGTTCAACCAGCTTAGATCCTCTCTGGCTTCAAAATGGGACAAGGTGTGTATTGTGAACTTGTTTTGTTAGTTATTCTCACTTTGTCAGGTTGCTAAGTGATAAAGAAGAATTACACATAACTGAGAGAGTAAGCAGTGTTTTTTGTGCTTCAGATAAAAGATTTAGGTCGGCCTCAAAACCTGGTCCGGGTGAGTCAAGACACTCTTGCCAAGATGAATCGTGTGATTGTCAACGTAGTGAACAAGATGAAAGACATCGGGCAGGTCAGCATcatgaagagagggaaggccTCCTTTGAGAGCACCACTGCCACTCTGGCCCAGAGTTTGGCTGCCCTTGGAGACCAATTTGAGAAGACGTGGAACAACCTTGAGGTAAGATGCTGTACTCAAAAGTTATTTTATACTGAAAGGAAAGTGCTTGcagtttattatttaattaatgaggaaagaagagtatGTATGTGTGACATCCCTACAGTATGTGATACTTTGTTAGATTTTTATCCGTTATTTTTTAAAACTAGCAGTTTAATGTAATATGGAGTAGAGGAAAAGTGTAACAAAACTCTTATTCTTTCCaagaaatgtatatatttaaatatTCCACTTGCACAAAATTAACCGAAATGAGTGCCACAAAATGGCACTCTTACACATCTCCAGTGGATGATTTACTTGTGTTGCTTCTTGCTGTTCATGGTCCCAGACATGAACAATACGTTGTTCCCCTATATGCCATAGTTTAACTCACTATTCTCTGATTTTACTGCCATCGATATTTAGGCTTCATTAATCTTTGACTCCATAATTGAGAGGTGACACACACATGTGTGAATAAGATTCCTATCTTATATGAAACAGAATCATCATGAATTGTTTTGAACATCATTTTGCCAAAGCTGCTCTTTATCAGTATTTCCTTAGTACACACTCATCCAGTTATTATGGACATAGGATTTTTCCTCATCCTGATGCTTGGGTAAAGGAAAACCAATTATATCCATCCCTCACACTATATCCCTCATAAAAAGACTGACTGAATGCAGTAAAGAAAAGGCTAGGTATTGAAGGTGACGCTAATAGTAATGCAGCACCAGTTAGCAGTCTGTGGTTAATGAGTTGTGTGTATTTCAATAGTCTGTAGTGTCAGTCATAACCAGTCTATAGCCATACAAGCACAGAGTTGAGACATAGTTCTCTTATATTTACTCATGCCTGAATAATATGGCCCTTGCACTGTTAACTAGAAAGATGTTTCCTAATCCTTGGGTCaagtatgtaagaaaataagagtatGTGAAGAGCAgttttcttgaaaaaaatccCTCTCTGAGAGGAattctcatcatcattctcgTTGCTTAGGATCAACACTTTCTctgtgtcctttctttttttttttttcttttttttttcagcacttcactttccttctcagactaaaatattcttttctcaATCATTCTCGTAGTTTTACACCAGGTATTCAATATATGCAATTTCTATCATATGCAATTAACCTTAATATGTCAAGTATTCTCATTATGcaagtagcagcagtggtgtgacTGGTTGGTGAGGTAGGGTGGCCAACTTGCATTAGAGGGTGATGGGTGAAAAtgttttctctcgctttcttcATACCGCACACAGCCCacaatttaaaattttttgtttgtttacagtgTCTTTTCATAGCATATTTTATAGTTTATCTCTACTAAtgtgttttgctgttgttttagtgctttattcctTGTGAAATACCCGAATAAATATTTAGAGGATTAAAAAATGTCATAGAACATAATCCCCTATAATTAATGGGATGATAGCTTTGATGCATCAGAATTCTCATTATGCAAGCTTTTCGCAGAACGTAACCCTCGCTTATAATGAATACCTGGTGTATTATCATAATGATGATTGTGTGTATTTCTCTTGCAGTTATTTCCATGATAGATTCTGATGTACATTTtccattatttgttttcattttctttccctaactTAGGCTGAAGTTGATACTGATGGAGAAGAGGTTGGTGATGAACTCTtggcagaggaagggagagctggagcagaggaggaggaagaagatgaaggcaTAGTGGATGATATGGAAGCTGAGGAAAGGAAGCCACAAGATATGGGAAAAGAACCATCGGAGATTAAAAACCTTGGGCCTAACAAAGCAAAGGAAGGTGGGAAGAGTGGTGAAGCagggaatggagaaggaggaagaggaggaagtggaggaagaggagggggaggaagaggaggaggaggaggaggaggaggaggagatgacaagAAAGACTTAGATGATaagaaaagcaacaaagaaactgtagagaagaaggagaaacctGATGGTAAGCGGGACAGATCAAGGAGTCGAGTGAgtagcaaggaagagaagaaggaagagaagaaggaaaagaaggcaaagaagaaggaggaaaaggcaaagaagaagaaagagaaggaagacaagaaatcaaagaaagacaaaaataataacaaaaagaccaaagaggaaaaggaaaactacaATCACAAAAAGGATGACTGGGGCAAGAAGAACCTCCAGGAGGATGACAAGAGGCACCAAAGGAAGCAGTTTAATAAATTTGACAAGAAGCAGCACCGacatggtagtgatgatgacgatgacgacgatgatgacgacgagGAAAACGATGATGGCAAATTCAAGAAAAAGTACCAAAAGAAGAAACCAGTTTATgaagatgatgacgataatgacagTGACGATAACTCCAAGAGGAAATCTCACAAAAATGAAGTGCTTGAGgaagacgacgatgacgacgacaaaAAGAAGGGTCTGCTGCGTCACTGGGAGAAGCCGTCCAGAAAAAACTACCGCAGGGAATACCCAGGGCCCAAGAAAGCTTTCATCCGTAGGCGGGGTAAGAATGCCACCAGGTACCATGGGGATGAAGATAGGGACTGGATGCAGAAGAGGGCAACAGGTAGGGAGGTGAGgcgcagggaagaacagaaggCAGACTGGCTTTTTGAACGGGCAAAGCACCGCAGCCacaggagggtggaggagcaAAAAGCTGACTGGCTGTTTGATCGAGCCAGTCACAGGAGAGATCAGAGGGTTGGGGAAGCAGAGGAACACAGTCACAGGGCAGTAGGGGATAACGAGAAACTCCAAAGCCACACCAAACATGAGAGACGTCAGGCAAAGAGACGCTACGTGAGGTTTGATTATgacgatgatgattatgatgatgatgatgaaattgaCAATGATGATTATCAGCTTTAccatcatccccatcaccaccaccaacatcatcatcatcatcaggagagagggagagcagagcAAAAGCATCACAGTAAAAAGGGTAAGAGGGAGTGGGTCATTCCCAACTTCAGTGCAACAGGGAAGACTTACTACTATTAACCAGCATAACAAGTGCTCTCTCTCCCAAACTGATGATGTAAACTTCTAACTTTGTAATGTATTCATGATAAC
This window of the Scylla paramamosain isolate STU-SP2022 chromosome 1, ASM3559412v1, whole genome shotgun sequence genome carries:
- the LOC135089398 gene encoding uncharacterized protein LOC135089398 isoform X13, with the protein product MGVKKTPPIHAENQQLLTPGLSIENVKIKEKTWGPRRTPGMSSPKHDRDSDRESLTGWTLVDREGKEGKPEKTTRSRGKKEDDKDSGESSSSPVDVEKKDEENKEKNESGCGTEEEGEEELSEDLISMGKRVQEIKASSGSDSSDIETLDCPGPDDFYEDHTQGYSSLHSSLLSSSLSGFTFVEDADDGDVESLGSSDVLVLDQEGKGVDEETDLSLASSPSLPEDLPAIKPDTQYRHTPDRDLNSRLNIVVALTLACVLGLGLGHFLGWSSRSMWQENLNSAQVRRLRELQDDLLSCINTPSHELPDEEPESREPEYLPTTTFIPVLPEAEAEGVANVETFVESLVVPLEEAGVVIDPGQQQRQQGDIHHTPYRPGSSMEPTFATLDLLYGSSDPAPALDQEQEPMIHSGLLEPPLTSHTVAEDEIDPSQPQPPLPMKTMEPTLNEEGTSPPTVSQTNTLPPVELDSGLESFLGEESEQTLLQSSAVPEGEEEDASATAIEYSQIIEALNLENEELRSEISRLQQENVSPIKISGKDGKIARDMRERITQLLIDNEELRVAAAKQQFDSLPEGDTRAFNNALGTNYKLRLAVSKLIHLVPDLTSLKVSANDLQKENEELQNQVGKLRYQEVLQSLQDFKEGGFVEKLDVATDVFEGLVPGNMKPSASVHQKLNSVRTKFNQLRSSLASKWDKIKDLGRPQNLVRVSQDTLAKMNRVIVNVVNKMKDIGQVSIMKRGKASFESTTATLAQSLAALGDQFEKTWNNLEAEVDTDGEEVGDELLAEEGRAGAEEEEEDEGIVDDMEAEERKPQDMGKEPSEIKNLGPNKAKEGGKSGEAGNGEGGRGGSGGRGGGGRGGGGGGGGGDDKKDLDDKKSNKETVEKKEKPDGKRDRSRSRVSSKEEKKEEKKEKKAKKKEEKAKKKKEKEDKKSKKDKNNNKKTKEEKENYNHKKDDWGKKNLQEDDKRHQRKQFNKFDKKQHRHGSDDDDDDDDDDEENDDGKFKKKYQKKKPVYEDDDDNDSDDNSKRKSHKNEVLEEDDDDDDKKKGLLRHWEKPSRKNYRREYPGPKKAFIRRRGKNATRYHGDEDRDWMQKRATGREVRRREEQKADWLFERAKHRSHRRVEEQKADWLFDRASHRRDQRVGEAEEHSHRAVGDNEKLQSHTKHERRQAKRRYVRFDYDDDDYDDDDEIDNDDYQLYHHPHHHHQHHHHHQERGRAEQKHHSKKGKREWVIPNFSATGKTYYY
- the LOC135089398 gene encoding uncharacterized protein LOC135089398 isoform X8 — protein: MGVKKTPPIHAENQQLLTPGLSIENVKIKEKTWGPRRTPGMSSPKHDRDSDRESLTGWTLVDREGKEGKPEKTTRSRGKKEDDKDSGESSSSPVDVEKKDEENKEKNESGCGTEEEGEEELSEDLISMGKRVQEIKGESVKASSGSDSSDIETLDCPGPDDFYEDHTQGYSSLHSSLLSSSLSGFTFVEDADDGDVESLGSSDVLVLDQEGKGVDEETDLSLASSPSLPEDLPAIKPDTQYRHTPDRDLNSRLNIVVALTLACVLGLGLGHFLGLVALSRDEAPKGWSSRSMWQENLNSAQVRRLRELQDDLLSCINTPSHELPDEEPESREPEYLPTTTFIPVLPEAEAEGVANVETFVESLVVPLEEAGVVIDPGQQQRQQGDIHHTPYRPGSSMEPTFATLDLLYGSSDPAPALDQEQEPMIHSGLLEPPLTSHTVAEDEIDPSQPQPPLPMKTMEPTLNEEGTSPPTVSQTNTLPPVELDSGLESFLGEESEQTLLQSSAVPEGEEEDASATAIEYSQIIEALNLENEELRSEISRLQQENVSPIKISGKDGKIARDMRERITQLLIDNEELRVAAAKQQFDSLPEGDTRAFNNALGTNYKLRLAVSKLIHLVPDLTSLKVSANDLQKENEELQNQVGKLRYQEVLQSLQDFKEGGFVEKLDVATDVFEGLVPGNMKPSASVHQKLNSVRTKFNQLRSSLASKWDKIKDLGRPQNLVRVSQDTLAKMNRVIVNVVNKMKDIGQVSIMKRGKASFESTTATLAQSLAALGDQFEKTWNNLEAEVDTDGEEVGDELLAEEGRAGAEEEEEDEGIVDDMEAEERKPQDMGKEPSEIKNLGPNKAKEGGKSGEAGNGEGGRGGSGGRGGGGRGGGGGGGGGDDKKDLDDKKSNKETVEKKEKPDGKRDRSRSRVSSKEEKKEEKKEKKAKKKEEKAKKKKEKEDKKSKKDKNNNKKTKEEKENYNHKKDDWGKKNLQEDDKRHQRKQFNKFDKKQHRHGSDDDDDDDDDDEENDDGKFKKKYQKKKPVYEDDDDNDSDDNSKRKSHKNEVLEEDDDDDDKKKGLLRHWEKPSRKNYRREYPGPKKAFIRRRGKNATRYHGDEDRDWMQKRATGREVRRREEQKADWLFERAKHRSHRRVEEQKADWLFDRASHRRDQRVGEAEEHSHRAVGDNEKLQSHTKHERRQAKRRYVRFDYDDDDYDDDDEIDNDDYQLYHHPHHHHQHHHHHQERGRAEQKHHSKKGKREWVIPNFSATGKTYYY
- the LOC135089398 gene encoding calponin homology domain-containing protein DDB_G0272472-like isoform X19; amino-acid sequence: MGVKKTPPIHAENQQLLTPGLSIENVKIKEKTWGPRRTPGMSSPKHDRDSDRESLTGWTLVDREGKEGKPEKTTRSRGKKEDDKDSGESSSSPVDVEKKDEENKEKNESGCGTEEEGEEELSEDLISMGKRVQEIKGESVKASSGSDSSDIETLDCPGPDDFYEDHTQGYSSLHSSLLSSSLSGFTFVEDADDGDVESLGSSDVLVLDQEGKGVDEETDLSLASSPSLPEDLPAIKPDTQYRHTPDRDLNSRLNIVVALTLACVLGLGLGHFLGWSSRSMWQENLNSAQIIEALNLENEELRSEISRLQQENVSPIKISGKDGKIARDMRERITQLLIDNEELRVAAAKQQFDSLPEGDTRAFNNALGTNYKLRLAVSKLIHLVPDLTSLKVSANDLQKENEELQNQVGKLRYQEQPLPQELNAVTREVEGLKKVIDEASKKKKAPPNFENAKIYLSYMSQVLQSLQDFKEGGFVEKLDVATDVFEGLVPGNMKPSASVHQKLNSVRTKFNQLRSSLASKWDKIKDLGRPQNLVRVSQDTLAKMNRVIVNVVNKMKDIGQVSIMKRGKASFESTTATLAQSLAALGDQFEKTWNNLEAEVDTDGEEVGDELLAEEGRAGAEEEEEDEGIVDDMEAEERKPQDMGKEPSEIKNLGPNKAKEGGKSGEAGNGEGGRGGSGGRGGGGRGGGGGGGGGDDKKDLDDKKSNKETVEKKEKPDGKRDRSRSRVSSKEEKKEEKKEKKAKKKEEKAKKKKEKEDKKSKKDKNNNKKTKEEKENYNHKKDDWGKKNLQEDDKRHQRKQFNKFDKKQHRHGSDDDDDDDDDDEENDDGKFKKKYQKKKPVYEDDDDNDSDDNSKRKSHKNEVLEEDDDDDDKKKGLLRHWEKPSRKNYRREYPGPKKAFIRRRGKNATRYHGDEDRDWMQKRATGREVRRREEQKADWLFERAKHRSHRRVEEQKADWLFDRASHRRDQRVGEAEEHSHRAVGDNEKLQSHTKHERRQAKRRYVRFDYDDDDYDDDDEIDNDDYQLYHHPHHHHQHHHHHQERGRAEQKHHSKKGKREWVIPNFSATGKTYYY
- the LOC135089398 gene encoding calponin homology domain-containing protein DDB_G0272472-like isoform X21: MGVKKTPPIHAENQQLLTPGLSIENVKIKEKTWGPRRTPGMSSPKHDRDSDRESLTGWTLVDREGKEGKPEKTTRSRGKKEDDKDSGESSSSPVDVEKKDEENKEKNESGCGTEEEGEEELSEDLISMGKRVQEIKDDGDVESLGSSDVLVLDQEGKGVDEETDLSLASSPSLPEDLPAIKPDTQYRHTPDRDLNSRLNIVVALTLACVLGLGLGHFLGLVALSRDEAPKGWSSRSMWQENLNSAQIIEALNLENEELRSEISRLQQENVSPIKISGKDGKIARDMRERITQLLIDNEELRVAAAKQQFDSLPEGDTRAFNNALGTNYKLRLAVSKLIHLVPDLTSLKVSANDLQKENEELQNQVGKLRYQEQPLPQELNAVTREVEGLKKVIDEASKKKKAPPNFENAKIYLSYMSQVLQSLQDFKEGGFVEKLDVATDVFEGLVPGNMKPSASVHQKLNSVRTKFNQLRSSLASKWDKIKDLGRPQNLVRVSQDTLAKMNRVIVNVVNKMKDIGQVSIMKRGKASFESTTATLAQSLAALGDQFEKTWNNLEAEVDTDGEEVGDELLAEEGRAGAEEEEEDEGIVDDMEAEERKPQDMGKEPSEIKNLGPNKAKEGGKSGEAGNGEGGRGGSGGRGGGGRGGGGGGGGGDDKKDLDDKKSNKETVEKKEKPDGKRDRSRSRVSSKEEKKEEKKEKKAKKKEEKAKKKKEKEDKKSKKDKNNNKKTKEEKENYNHKKDDWGKKNLQEDDKRHQRKQFNKFDKKQHRHGSDDDDDDDDDDEENDDGKFKKKYQKKKPVYEDDDDNDSDDNSKRKSHKNEVLEEDDDDDDKKKGLLRHWEKPSRKNYRREYPGPKKAFIRRRGKNATRYHGDEDRDWMQKRATGREVRRREEQKADWLFERAKHRSHRRVEEQKADWLFDRASHRRDQRVGEAEEHSHRAVGDNEKLQSHTKHERRQAKRRYVRFDYDDDDYDDDDEIDNDDYQLYHHPHHHHQHHHHHQERGRAEQKHHSKKGKREWVIPNFSATGKTYYY